From the genome of Petrotoga sibirica DSM 13575:
CTTGAGGCAATTAACCCCCCAAGAGAGTGTCCAAATAGAATATAATCTTCTTGAACATAATTTTCCAAAAAAGAATAAATCTCGTAAAAATTCTCTATATCCCCTTTTTTACCAGGAGTATAACCATGCCCTGGAAGATCAAATGTAAAAACAGCAATCCCTCTCTCATTTAATTGCTTAATGAAATTCACATATCTTCCAGAATATTCTCCAAGACCGTGAATTAGATATAAAGTTTTATAGTTATTTGTATTTGGTAAGTAGTATCTATGATATATTTTCATAAATAAATTATATCACATTTCACAAAGCTTTTTGATTTTCTATTGCTTCCCTTATTTCATCATTAGTTTTGTGTTTCCTTAATAAACTCAAGATAAATTCTAAAGCCTCTTTTGGGGACATGTCGTTAATGAACTTTCTTAAAATAATTATGTTTTTCATATCATCAGGGTCATACAATAATTCTTCTTTTCTGGTACCTGATAATTTTAAGTTTATGGCAGGGAATATTCTCTCATTAGCTATTTCTCTTGATAACACCAGCTCCATATTTCCTGTACCTTTAAACTCTTCAAATATCACTTCATCCATCTTGGATCCTGTTTCTATTAATGCCGTAGCTAGAATGGTCAAACTACCGCCTTCTCTAATCTTTCTTGCAGCACCAAAGAATTTCTTTGGGAAAATAACAGCTGCAGGATCAAGACCTCCACTCAGCAATTTTCCACTGGATGGTACATAAAGATTATATTCACGTGCAACTCTGGTCAAACTATCAACTAGAACAACTACATTGTGACCAAATTCAACTAGCCGCTTAAAGTGATCCAAAGCCATTTCTGCGATTCTTATTTGATTTTCTGGATCCATATCGAACGGTGCTGCTATAACGTTAGCATCTACTGTATCTCGGATATCCGTTACCTCTTCAGGCCTTTCATCTATTAAAAGTATGTACCTTCTAGTATCAGGATAATTTTTGGCAATTGAGTTGGCAATATCTTTTAACAGCGTAGTTTTGCCACCTTTTGGAGGAGCAACGATTAAACCTCTTTGACCAAAACCTATAGGAGAGAATAGGTCAATTATTCTGGAACTGTATGGTGCGTTTTTATGTTCCAAAACCATTCTGGTTTTCGGATACTCAGGGGTCAAATTTTCAAAAGAGACTCTATCCCGAGCGTTTTCAGGGGGTAAGGAATTAACCGCTTCTATTCTTAACAAGGCAAAAAATCTTTCGCCTTCTTTTGGGGGTCTTATTTGACCAGCTATTATGTCTCCAGTAAAAAGGTTGAATTTTCTAATCTGTGATTGAGAAACATATATATCATCAGTTCCAGGCAACAATGAATTATCTACGCTTCTTAAGAAACCATAACCGTCGGGCAGCACCTCCAAAATTCCTTCATAAAAAAAGTATCCGATTGATTCAGTTTGTTTTCTTAAAATAGCAAACTTCAATTCGTTTTTTGTCATTTTAGAATAATTAGATATTTCAAGTTTACGGGCTAACTCGTATAGTTCTTTTCTTGTCATTTCATTCAATTTAGCCATATTAATTTCAATGGCTTGAATATTATCCCTAGTTTGTTTCTTAGAAACTACATTGTTAGTATTTTCATCCATGTATATTCCTCCTTATTCCATTTAGTTACTGTCTTTGGAAACTCTGAATTTACCTTTAAACCTTACTTCTAGAATAAAAAAATTTTAAAATACATCCATCATTCTAAGTTACATACAATCTGTTTTAGCTCCCCTTCGCCCAATCAGGTAGGAGGTAGATAATTAATTTATCTACCGTCCCCCCACACCACCGTACGTACCGTTCGGTATACGGCGGTTCAATAGGTTTGATGTCTATGACCCTTAACACCGTTTCTTCCTCTTTCAGACGTAGAAGTTATACTAGGCGCTTCTACATTATTTTCAGGCTCTCCCTTATCTTCGTGCAGGAAACCTTCTAATCGAAGTTGTATGCTTTTCCCGTATCCCTTCGCATCTTTCAAGATTCGAAACCTCCTGTTGTTCAGTCCTTCCTCATCTTCCAATGAGTACTATGACCTCTGCTGACTTCTCAAGATTCAGCCATACATTGCTGTATGGGTTGCCTTATTAGCATATTCTTGAGATCTCCCCAGGTAAGTGCAATAACTTTCATCCCATCTATCCGCCAGATATACTCCGTGAAGTTCTGGATAGCTATTGGACTTCGTTTTGAGTCGCAAACTCGTCCACTTCACTTAGCCCCGTATCTGATTCTTGTTCATCGGACCGGGACTTTGCCTTGGGCTTCCTTCAGATTCCACCTCACGATGGACACCCTTGCCTTCGACTAGTGGTTCCCGCTACCTGGCCCACAGCGGACTTTCACCGCTTAGCTATTGCCCATGCTGGGCGCACAACATTAAGGGGTAAACCCCTTAAGATCCCCAAATTCAATATCTTTATTCGATTAAAAATCTTTTTGCACAAATCAGCAAAAGGCAAACCCCTTAAGATCCCCGAACGCATTTGCTTCGCAAATGAGAATTTGGAAATTGTTTCTAAAGCATTATAAAAACGTTTTGCATAAAGCCGCAAAATGCAAAGCAAATGAGATTAGGAAAGTTATTCAAAAGAATTACGAAAAAGACCATTTTGCACAGATCAGCAACAGGGCTCTACCCTTTAAACCTTTTTAAATAACGTCTTATAATAGAGAATTCTTTTATTTCTTAATTGTTTCTCAATATTTTTTGCTAGCATAAGAAAATATCTCATACTCTTCATAATATATTAATAAATTTTGTGAGCACGCCACATCATAAGAACGAAGTAATCTCTTAATCGAAAAAAGTACAACTATAGAAAAAGTGTGGAGAATAAGAAATATTCTTCGGAGAATTTAAATGAAGTCCATACCTAATTCAAGAAATATAATATAAATAGTATCAAGTATCATAAAAACATTAAAAGCCCGTTGATTTATTTTAGGGGCTTAGGAATCCGCTTTGAGGGAAGTTACATCTGGAGCAAAGACTTTGTTTTCTGCACCTTGATTTTCAATCTGATTTCCATGGTTATCTAAAATTACTTCACCATCAAAATTTTCTTTTAGTGCATATTCTAAAGATATGAGCCCTATTTCCAGTTGTTCTTTTTCAGGCTCCTTTGTAGTAATTTTTTGTAGCATCAAACCTGGATAGGCAAGAATTTTTCCTGTTTTTGTATCGATGATTTTTGCGGTAAACCTTTGAAATTCGTAAGCTAATCCTGCGACTAGAGGGAGAAGTACTATTCTAGATATTACTTTCTGTAAAGTTGAATTGAAGCCTAATCCACCCGTTATGGCAAAAACAATAATCGAAGCAAAAACCGTAATTATCAAGAAACTAGTACCACACCTGGGATGCAAGGTCGTGTATTTTTCGGCGTATTTTACCTCTAAAGGTTCGTTGTTTTCGTACGTATACACACTTTTATGCTCGGCTCCATGGTATTGAAATACTCTTTTTATATCTTTCATGAAAGAAATACCCCAGATGTAGACGACAACCAAAAGCGCCCTTATAAAACCTTCAATGAAAGCAAACCAAAATTCAGATTTGATGTTGAAAGGTCTGGTTACAAATACAGGTAAAACACCGAACCCTAAGGTTGCAACTACAATAGCAATTAATATAGCAACGACCATATCTTTTGTAGTTAATTCTTCCTCTTCTTCTCCAGATACATTAGCCGAATAAGACAATGCGTTCATACCAACTATCATAGAATGTAGCAATACAAAAAAACCTCTAATAAAAGGTATTTTTTCCCAAATTCCCCAGGAGTTATCCTTTAACCTTTTAACCGCTATATTTCCGTCCTTCCTTTTTACTGCGACAACGGTATTTATTCCTTTCATCATTACGCCTTCAATAACCGCTTGTCCGCCAACGGTTTTAGGTTTTGATTTCACTAGATTGAATCCTCCTTAATATCTCTTCTGCAACACCTTGTTCAGTAACTACATAGTAA
Proteins encoded in this window:
- a CDS encoding DUF1385 domain-containing protein, which encodes MKSKPKTVGGQAVIEGVMMKGINTVVAVKRKDGNIAVKRLKDNSWGIWEKIPFIRGFFVLLHSMIVGMNALSYSANVSGEEEEELTTKDMVVAILIAIVVATLGFGVLPVFVTRPFNIKSEFWFAFIEGFIRALLVVVYIWGISFMKDIKRVFQYHGAEHKSVYTYENNEPLEVKYAEKYTTLHPRCGTSFLIITVFASIIVFAITGGLGFNSTLQKVISRIVLLPLVAGLAYEFQRFTAKIIDTKTGKILAYPGLMLQKITTKEPEKEQLEIGLISLEYALKENFDGEVILDNHGNQIENQGAENKVFAPDVTSLKADS
- the rho gene encoding transcription termination factor Rho yields the protein MDENTNNVVSKKQTRDNIQAIEINMAKLNEMTRKELYELARKLEISNYSKMTKNELKFAILRKQTESIGYFFYEGILEVLPDGYGFLRSVDNSLLPGTDDIYVSQSQIRKFNLFTGDIIAGQIRPPKEGERFFALLRIEAVNSLPPENARDRVSFENLTPEYPKTRMVLEHKNAPYSSRIIDLFSPIGFGQRGLIVAPPKGGKTTLLKDIANSIAKNYPDTRRYILLIDERPEEVTDIRDTVDANVIAAPFDMDPENQIRIAEMALDHFKRLVEFGHNVVVLVDSLTRVAREYNLYVPSSGKLLSGGLDPAAVIFPKKFFGAARKIREGGSLTILATALIETGSKMDEVIFEEFKGTGNMELVLSREIANERIFPAINLKLSGTRKEELLYDPDDMKNIIILRKFINDMSPKEALEFILSLLRKHKTNDEIREAIENQKAL